The Oceaniferula marina sequence TCAAGCGCATCGATGGGTGTCGCCTGACGATAAAACTCCATAAAACCCGGCTCTTCCAGAAATGCCCGGTAAGCAGCCCGACTTCGACCCGACATCCATTCCATGATCCCTTGGTATTCGGTTCCTCCCGGACTGGATGGCTCTTGTTTGCGACGGTTGGCCACCGTGACACCAGCCACACCAGCCATCAGCAACTCCATATGATAAGCCGCATTCGAACGGTGCGCATATTTCCGGGGAATCACCTCCCCCTGTTCCGTCACGCGCATTGCACCACTCAGACTCCCCGTCGGCAGGGAACGCAAAAACCACTGCACCGGACCGGCACCACGGCTGATCGTCCCACCCCGTCCATGGAAAAATTCACAGCGAGCACCAGCATCCTGACAGGCTCTGGTGATTTCAGCCTGGGCCTTTTGCAAGTACCACTGACCGGAAAGCAGGCCACTATCCTTGTTACTGTCACTGTAGCCAACCATCACCGGCATTCGCTTCGATACCCCCGCTCGCAGAAAATGGTGCCCTGATGGCAATGACAGGTAGTGTTGCACAATCTTACCCGCACGATTCAAATCATCTCCAGTCTCAAACAAGGGACATACCGGAACCCGACTCACCCACAATCCGTCTTTCCAATCAGCCATCCGACACTCACGGGCAAACAAATGCACCAGTAACATATCAGACACCTGACGCGTCATACTCACAACATACAACCCGAATCCAGCAGACCCGTGCTGTTGTGCATGCTGGCGCAGCACCCGAAAACAGGCTCTCACCTTCCCGGCCTCAGACTCCTCATCAGCTTTCCATGGTCGGAACGGCCGCTCATTGCGCAGCTCCTGTTCGAGGTAGGCCACCCGCTTTTCCTCCGGCCAGTCAGCAAATCCCGCACCATCTTCGACACCGACAATTTCCAGCATCTGGGCCGCAGCCTGATCGTGAAAGGGTGAATTTTGCCGCACATCCAGGGTCGCCAGATGAAAGCCAAACACATCAGCGAGCCGCATCAAGGGTTGCACCACATTTCTTGCCGTACTTTTTGCGCCGATCTGCAGCAAGGTCTCCGACATCAAATCCAGATCCGCACCGTATTCATCCACGCTGGTATAGGCACGCTTCGCATCCAGCTTCTTCGACATCAAATAGGCCAAACATCGCCATGGCTCCCGCGCATGGGTCGCCGCAACTTCACGCCCTTCCACTCCCAATTCTTTGCGAAGTTCCAGAACACGCGCGGTTAATGCGGCCGGAACCTCTTGGGAAGCAGGAGACAGGGTCAGTGCCTTGGCGGCCTCCTTCACCTGCCCTTTGTGAATTCGTAAAGCATGCTTGTGCAAGCGTTTCAATGTATCCTGGGTGACTGACGCGGTCACGAGGGGGTGTCCATCCCGGTCCCCACCGACCCAGGTGCCAAAAGTAAGGCGCGGGTAAGCCTTCGATGCCCGCAATTTGGCGACATCCCATCCCGCTGACTGCCAGGCAGCCTCCAACGACAGATCCAGCTTGCCAATGATCCGAGGGAAGACCTCCCGCAGGTAATAAATCGTGTGCCGAAGTTCAGCCAGAATACTCGGACGCGACGCATGGATTTCACCCGTATGCCAGAGGGTTTCCAAGCCCACCTGTATCGATTCCATCACTTTCGCCAAGGTCACCGGATCATCCTGGTTGCGATCCCAGCTGACCAAGTCTTTGTAGAGTGCCAAATGTCGTTCACGCACCGTGGCGCGCTTGGCTTCCGTCGGGTGGGCCGTCAACACAGCGGTAACATCCACCTCCGGCAGGGCCTCCAGCACCTCATCTTCGGTAAACCCTTGCTGCTTGAGCTGACCAATCACGCGCCCCCACATTCCTTGCTCCGCCGCCATACCAAAATCCTTGCGTCGACGGTGCCGGATCCTGAGCGCGGTGCGTTCCTCAACCATGTTTAAAATTTCAAAACAGATCGCCTGAAGCTGGGCAGTCTTTGCAACCAGATCCGGCCCGTGTGCCCGGTCCCGGACATCAACACCTCGCCAAGGAATGCTTTCCACCAGCGCTTGCTCTGGCTCGAGCACATCCGCTAACATATCCATCAGGATGCGCAAACGGCGTTCCAGTTGTTCAAATCCCTCACGTCGGTAATCATCATTCGCACAGCGAATGTTCTCAACAAATTCTGGAGAATGGACGTGTTCGAAAAAGGCAGCAGTGGAGGTTGTCGGGGTCATGGCTAACTCCGACGAACCTCAGGTCTGGCTCGCATGAAGTCGAGTCCTGATGGCTGGCAATTGTGTCATGGAATGCCCCATCCTTGGGACACTCCGCAACCGTAGACACAGAACAGCTCACACGGCATCCCCGCATGAATCACCGCAAACGATCATCCTCCCTGCCAGTCTAAAGGGCACCTCTAAAAATAGAAGCTGGCTGGAACCGCACCATGAGCGCGGTCTCGCGTTATGCCACCACGTGAACACCCTCCCGATTGATCGGGGAGACATAACACTGGTTACCCAGTTTGATTTTATCAAAAACAGCAGCAATGGCCTTACCCACACGCTGGGCTGACTCCTCCCCTTCACAAAGGGCGAAGACGCTGGGCCCGGCACCTGAGATCGAAAAACCAAGAGCGCCTTGAGACATCGCAGCACGCTTTGCATTATAAAATTCGGGAATCAATTTTTGACGGCGTGGCTCCGCGATCACGTCATGGATCGAGCGGCCAATCATCGCGTAATCCTCCTGGATCAAACCGCAAATCAAGCCGCCCAGATTACCAATCTGCTGGGTGGCATTCACCATGGGAATTTCACTGGGTAAAATTTCACGGGCAACCTTGGTCAAAATCTCCATATCGGGATGCACCACCGCAGCCCAAAGGTTTGCCGGAACTGGCAATTGGGCAATGTCCAACTCCTGATTCGACCGGATAAACACAATCCCACCGAGGAGGCTCGGCCCAACGTTATCCGCATGCCAAGCACCATCAGCACTTGCCTCTCCCTGCATCGCAAAGGGTAGAAGCTGCTTTTTTGCCAGCGGCTCACCAATCAGTTTATTAACCGCGTATACCCCGGCCACCGCGGACGCCGCGGAAGAGCCAAGCCCACTGCCAAATGGCATTTTCTTATGAATTTCCAGCTCGATACCACGATCACTCATGCCGAGATGGCGCAACAAATCAAGCGCAGCCACACCTGCGGTGTTCTTGGCTACATCCTTGGGAAGTTTACCATGATCTCCTGTGATCTTGGTAATTCGCAGCCCCGGTTTGTCAGAATGACGGGCTACCACTTCGTCGCCAGGCGCTTGAATGGCAAAGCCCAAAACGTCGAAACCACAGGCGACATTCGCGACAGTGGCTGGTGCAAAAACACGGACTTCTTTGGGTGATTCAGTTTTCATCGGACGGCGCTTCTAGAGAAAAGCCCCCACTTTGACCAGCCCAAGAGGTGTCATTTTTCGTATGACATCATCATTTCTCCAGAACCCTTGCAGACAAAACTCAAGAAACTATGGCAAACATCCATCTCCCGGACTAATACCAAGTAGTAAAACAGACGGGACGATAGCCGAGATGAATGAGTTCTTTGGTAAGGCGCGACGAAGGAATGGTGCGGGCACCATGACTAAGGAGAAACAAAGCCAAAGGAGTCATTCATCCGGAATTCTCATGGATCACGCAGTGCTTTTCCAAATACCTCAACAACGATCAATCGTCTCGTCTGTTTTGTGGAGTGGTATAAGCACCAAAGGCATGAGCCGTAACTCCGGTCACTCCGAGACCGCGAACACAGAATACACGCCCGGCATGCTCTTCACGCACTGTCGCATGAATACCTGTGGTCACATAAAGCTCATCCAGATTGCTCCCGCCGAATGCGCATGCCGTCGTCTCCAAACAAGGAAAGTCGACCCGGTGCACCGCTTTCCCGGTTTTCGGATCGTAACAAACTACACAGGCGCCATGGCAAAAGGCCACCCACAAGCGGCCCTCCGAATCAATCGTCATGCCGTCAGGAGAAGCATCCACCGCAGCAGTCGATAAAAGCACGCGCATGCTGCTCAACTGACCGGACTCAGAACAGTAGTCGAAAGCCAGGATCTCTCGTCTCGGCGTGTCGATGTAGTAACAAGTCGAAGCGTCGGCACTCCAGACGATACCATTGGAATTGGTGACTCCCTCAAATGCCACCTGGCACGAACCATCCGGATCCAAACGGTATAAGGCAGCATCCCCCTCGCTTTTGACCAAGCTGATGGTTCCGGCAAAAAATCGCCCATCCGGCGAGCACTTCCCATCATTGAAACGGTTGTCGGCCTTATCCGATTCCGGATCGACAATGGCTTTTGTCTCCCCGGATGCCGGATCAAAAAAGTGAAGCCCCGAATCTCCGGCCACCAGCCAACCTCCATCGGACCGGGGCACCACCGTGCCAACCCGACCAACCCGGTCGGATACATCCCACATCTTCTCCTCACCCGTCAGTGGGTCGAGCTGCAGCACCCGGCCGCGTTCGATATCCACATACATCAGTCTGTCCTGCCACCAAAGCGGACCTTCCCCCCACTGTGCCACGTAACTTCCAATCGGATCAATTGTCGCCATACCCATGCAATTACCCACGATTTCCCGATCTGTCGAAGAAATACCATTGTCATTCTGCAGAAGCAGACTAGAATTCGGCGATCCTACGTCAACTTCAACCAATGAATCGACCGATGATAGTCTATCACCGCGCCATTCTCCCCTTTTTTTTCACCCTCTTCCTTCTGCTCACCAGCAGTCATACGACGCGTGCTCAGTCTTCGTTTAAATGGGAAGCTGTGACCTATAAAGGTCAGAGCTGTGTCACCCTGCGCAGTCTCGAAAAATTCTATTTTTTCAAACGAACGATCAAGAGCAAAACCATCACCCTTGAAAACGCCAAGGTCAAAATGATCATCCGGTCCGGCTCTCAAGAATGCCGGATGAACAACGTCCTGTTCAAACTCAGCCACCCGATTGTGCCCTATAAGGGTGATTAC is a genomic window containing:
- a CDS encoding phosphoenolpyruvate carboxylase; the protein is MTPTTSTAAFFEHVHSPEFVENIRCANDDYRREGFEQLERRLRILMDMLADVLEPEQALVESIPWRGVDVRDRAHGPDLVAKTAQLQAICFEILNMVEERTALRIRHRRRKDFGMAAEQGMWGRVIGQLKQQGFTEDEVLEALPEVDVTAVLTAHPTEAKRATVRERHLALYKDLVSWDRNQDDPVTLAKVMESIQVGLETLWHTGEIHASRPSILAELRHTIYYLREVFPRIIGKLDLSLEAAWQSAGWDVAKLRASKAYPRLTFGTWVGGDRDGHPLVTASVTQDTLKRLHKHALRIHKGQVKEAAKALTLSPASQEVPAALTARVLELRKELGVEGREVAATHAREPWRCLAYLMSKKLDAKRAYTSVDEYGADLDLMSETLLQIGAKSTARNVVQPLMRLADVFGFHLATLDVRQNSPFHDQAAAQMLEIVGVEDGAGFADWPEEKRVAYLEQELRNERPFRPWKADEESEAGKVRACFRVLRQHAQQHGSAGFGLYVVSMTRQVSDMLLVHLFARECRMADWKDGLWVSRVPVCPLFETGDDLNRAGKIVQHYLSLPSGHHFLRAGVSKRMPVMVGYSDSNKDSGLLSGQWYLQKAQAEITRACQDAGARCEFFHGRGGTISRGAGPVQWFLRSLPTGSLSGAMRVTEQGEVIPRKYAHRSNAAYHMELLMAGVAGVTVANRRKQEPSSPGGTEYQGIMEWMSGRSRAAYRAFLEEPGFMEFYRQATPIDALEHGCFGSRPARRTGTASLDDLRAIPWVFSWTQARYYLPGWFGVGSALDQLKMEKPEDFERMFSLIHEEPFLRYLLTNVETNLVSADLHLMQAYAGLVSDESLRERFQGMIESEYFRTSRMIDELFGSGFAQRRPRIQRTLEMRDLPLRLLHEQQIRLLADWRACHASGDQSSEGELLNALQYSVNAIASGLRTTG
- a CDS encoding homoserine kinase → MKTESPKEVRVFAPATVANVACGFDVLGFAIQAPGDEVVARHSDKPGLRITKITGDHGKLPKDVAKNTAGVAALDLLRHLGMSDRGIELEIHKKMPFGSGLGSSAASAVAGVYAVNKLIGEPLAKKQLLPFAMQGEASADGAWHADNVGPSLLGGIVFIRSNQELDIAQLPVPANLWAAVVHPDMEILTKVAREILPSEIPMVNATQQIGNLGGLICGLIQEDYAMIGRSIHDVIAEPRRQKLIPEFYNAKRAAMSQGALGFSISGAGPSVFALCEGEESAQRVGKAIAAVFDKIKLGNQCYVSPINREGVHVVA
- a CDS encoding SMP-30/gluconolactonase/LRE family protein produces the protein MATIDPIGSYVAQWGEGPLWWQDRLMYVDIERGRVLQLDPLTGEEKMWDVSDRVGRVGTVVPRSDGGWLVAGDSGLHFFDPASGETKAIVDPESDKADNRFNDGKCSPDGRFFAGTISLVKSEGDAALYRLDPDGSCQVAFEGVTNSNGIVWSADASTCYYIDTPRREILAFDYCSESGQLSSMRVLLSTAAVDASPDGMTIDSEGRLWVAFCHGACVVCYDPKTGKAVHRVDFPCLETTACAFGGSNLDELYVTTGIHATVREEHAGRVFCVRGLGVTGVTAHAFGAYTTPQNRRDD